A genomic region of Microlunatus sagamiharensis contains the following coding sequences:
- a CDS encoding glutamate synthase subunit beta: MADPRGFITTPRKVAERRPVSERVHDWNEVYPGTPGRALLPIISEQAGRCMDCGIPFCHTGCPLGNLIPEWNDLVWRSDWDEALERLHATNNFPEFTGRLCPAPCETACVVGINRDAVTIKNVEVSIIDKAWDERRVDPQPADWLTGKTVAVVGSGPSGLAAAQQLTRTGHTVAVYERADAPGGLLRYGIPEFKMEKKVLDRRIRQMRDEGTNFRTGVDVGGSVTWTQLKERYDAVVIAIGSTVGRDLPVPGRELKGIHQAMEYLPQGNRAALGNAPEDQISAAGKHVVIIGGGDTGADCLGTAIRQGAASVTQLEIMPTPPTDRPENQPWPTYPMTYRVSSAHEESGERVYSVSTSEFRGDDHGSVKTLVLSEVVFEGGKLTAIEGTEKEIPAELVLLAMGFTGPEKQMLVEQLGVGLDPRGNIARDEQYATDVEGVFVCGDAGRGQSLIVWAIAEGRACANGVDTYLSGSSALPRPIGPQVRQLMV, translated from the coding sequence ATGGCTGACCCGCGTGGGTTCATCACGACGCCGCGGAAGGTCGCCGAGCGGCGGCCCGTGAGCGAGCGCGTGCACGACTGGAACGAGGTCTACCCCGGTACGCCGGGGCGGGCGCTGCTGCCGATCATCAGCGAGCAGGCCGGGCGCTGCATGGACTGCGGCATCCCGTTCTGCCACACCGGCTGCCCGCTGGGGAACCTGATCCCCGAGTGGAACGACCTGGTGTGGCGCAGCGACTGGGACGAGGCGCTGGAGCGGCTGCACGCCACGAACAACTTCCCGGAGTTCACCGGGCGGCTCTGCCCGGCCCCGTGCGAGACGGCCTGCGTGGTCGGGATCAACCGCGACGCGGTGACGATCAAGAACGTCGAGGTCTCGATCATCGACAAGGCGTGGGACGAGCGCCGCGTCGACCCGCAGCCCGCGGACTGGCTGACCGGCAAGACGGTCGCCGTGGTCGGCTCCGGCCCGTCCGGCCTGGCCGCGGCCCAGCAGCTGACGCGTACCGGCCACACCGTCGCGGTGTACGAGCGCGCGGACGCCCCCGGCGGCCTGCTGCGCTACGGCATCCCCGAGTTCAAGATGGAGAAGAAGGTCCTCGACCGTCGCATCCGCCAGATGCGCGACGAGGGCACCAACTTCCGCACCGGCGTCGACGTCGGCGGCTCGGTGACCTGGACGCAGCTCAAGGAGCGCTACGACGCGGTCGTCATCGCCATCGGCTCGACCGTCGGGCGCGACCTGCCGGTGCCGGGACGCGAGCTCAAGGGCATCCACCAGGCGATGGAGTACCTGCCGCAGGGCAACCGCGCGGCGCTCGGCAACGCGCCCGAGGACCAGATCAGCGCGGCCGGCAAGCACGTCGTGATCATCGGCGGCGGCGACACCGGCGCGGACTGCCTCGGCACGGCGATCCGCCAGGGCGCGGCCTCGGTCACGCAGCTGGAGATCATGCCGACCCCGCCGACCGACCGGCCCGAGAACCAGCCCTGGCCGACCTACCCGATGACCTACCGGGTCAGCTCCGCCCACGAGGAGTCGGGGGAGCGGGTCTACTCCGTGTCCACCTCCGAGTTCCGCGGGGACGACCACGGGTCGGTCAAGACCCTGGTGCTGTCCGAGGTCGTCTTCGAGGGCGGCAAGCTCACGGCGATCGAGGGGACGGAGAAGGAGATCCCCGCCGAGCTCGTGCTGCTGGCGATGGGCTTCACCGGCCCGGAGAAGCAGATGCTCGTCGAGCAGCTCGGCGTCGGCCTCGACCCGCGCGGCAACATCGCGCGCGACGAGCAGTACGCGACCGACGTCGAGGGCGTCTTCGTCTGCGGCGACGCGGGCCGCGGGCAGTCGCTGATCGTCTGGGCGATCGCCGAGGGCCGGGCCTGTGCCAACGGCGTGGACACCTACCTCAGCGGCTCGTCGGCCCTGCCGCGCCCGATCGGGCCGCAGGTCCGTCAGCTGATGGTCTGA
- the gltB gene encoding glutamate synthase large subunit, whose amino-acid sequence MTLLAKPQAQGLYDPAHDHDACGVAFVATLDGVASHAIVEQGLEALRNLDHRGATGADPKTGDGAGILIQVPDAFLRSVAGFELPPAGTYAVGNAYLPVDEAARRAAKETIEAVAAEEGLRVLGWRTVATDDASLSDLTRSTMPVFEQLFVTPSGQPVQGLALERLVFCLRRRAQHEAGVYFSSLSCRTLVYKGMLTTEQLELVFPELLDPRVESALAVVHSRFSTNTFPSWELAHPYRMIAHNGEINTVKGNRNWMRAREALLASDLIPGDLERLYPICTPDASDSTSFDEVVELLHLGGRSLPHAMLMMIPEAWENNPTMDQRRKDFYAFHSCLMEPWDGPAGVVFTDGTQVGAVLDRNGLRPGRFWVTDDGLVVLASEAGVLDIPAEKIVQKGRLQPGRMFLVDLAEHRIIDNDEVKDSLAAAAPYGEWLSAGRIALGDLPEREHVVHSHASVTRRQQVFGYTEEDLRLILSPMASGGAEPIGSMGTDTPIAALSEKPRLLFDYFSQLFAQVTNPPLDAIREELVTSLFNTIGSEQNLLEPGPASCRRLVLPFPVLDNDDLAKIVKINRHGDLPGYATHVARGRYDVARGEEGLVEALDDICAEVSQAIADGARIILLSDRHSNAELAPIPSLLLTAAVHHHLVREKTRTQVGLVVEAGDVREVHHVALLIGYGAAAVNPYLAIESAEDLARRGVYTSVEPEVAVKNVVKALGKGVLKVMSKMGVSTVASYTGAQIFEALGLSKDVVERYFTGTTSKLGGVTLAQLAEEVRRRHLVAYPSNGIPQAHRTLPIGGEYQWRREGEPHLFDPETVFRLQHSTRTGRYDIFKQYTSHIDSQAERLMTLRGLLRISDSRPSIPIEEVEPVSEIVKRFSTGAMSYGSISLEAHQTLAIAMNRLGGKSNTGEGGEDVDRLYDPERRSAIKQVASGRFGVTSDYLTNATDIQIKMAQGAKPGEGGQLPGQKVYPWVAKTRHSTPGVGLISPPPHHDIYSIEDLKQLIHDLKCANPSARVHVKLVAEVGVGTVAAGVSKAKADVVLVSGHDGGTGAAPLTSLKHAGGPWELGLAETQQTLLVNGLRDRIVVQVDGQLKTGRDVIIGALLGAEEFGFATAPLVVSGCIMMRVCHLDTCPVGVATQNAELRQKFSGKPEFVVNFFEFIAEEVREHLAALGFRTLAEAVGHVELLDTTQAETHWKAHGLDLAPMLHRPELPEGAPLHNVTTQDHGLADKLDQRLIEICRPALESGEAVRATLPIRNVDRTVGTILGHEVTKATRGQGLPDGTIDLTFTGSAGQSFGAFVPAGITLRLEGDSNDYLGKGLSGGRLVLRPDRASTFVASENIIAGNVIGYGATGGEIFVAGQVGERFCVRNSGATAVVEGLGDHGCEYMTGGVAVVLGRTGRNVAAGMSGGIAYFLDLDRDLLNTEMVDAIDPGEADLELLQGLVKRHLEETGSEVAAGLLADWEHAATRFTKVLPREYAKVVAAREAAESEGLDEAETTRRMMAAVAK is encoded by the coding sequence GTGACTCTGCTCGCCAAGCCCCAGGCCCAGGGCCTCTACGACCCGGCCCACGACCACGACGCGTGCGGCGTGGCCTTCGTGGCCACGCTCGACGGCGTCGCCAGCCACGCGATCGTCGAGCAGGGCCTCGAGGCGCTGCGCAACCTCGACCACCGCGGTGCCACCGGTGCCGACCCCAAGACCGGCGACGGCGCGGGCATCCTCATCCAGGTCCCGGACGCCTTCCTGCGCTCGGTGGCCGGCTTCGAGCTGCCGCCGGCCGGGACGTACGCGGTCGGCAACGCCTACCTGCCCGTCGACGAGGCCGCGCGCCGCGCGGCCAAGGAGACGATCGAGGCGGTCGCGGCGGAGGAGGGGCTGCGGGTCCTCGGGTGGCGCACGGTCGCGACCGACGACGCCTCGCTGTCGGACCTGACGCGCTCGACCATGCCGGTCTTCGAGCAGCTGTTCGTCACGCCGTCGGGCCAGCCCGTCCAGGGCCTCGCGCTGGAGCGGCTCGTCTTCTGCCTGCGCCGCCGCGCGCAGCACGAGGCCGGGGTCTACTTCTCCTCGCTGTCGTGCCGCACGCTCGTCTACAAGGGCATGCTGACCACCGAGCAGCTCGAGCTCGTCTTCCCCGAGCTGCTGGACCCCCGCGTGGAGAGCGCGCTGGCCGTGGTCCACTCGCGCTTCTCGACCAACACGTTCCCGTCGTGGGAGCTCGCGCACCCGTACCGGATGATCGCCCACAACGGCGAGATCAACACCGTCAAGGGCAACCGCAACTGGATGCGCGCCCGGGAGGCGCTGCTGGCCAGCGACCTGATCCCCGGCGACCTGGAGCGGCTCTACCCGATCTGCACCCCCGACGCGTCCGACTCGACCTCCTTCGACGAGGTCGTCGAGCTGCTGCACCTCGGCGGGCGCTCGCTGCCGCACGCGATGCTGATGATGATCCCGGAGGCGTGGGAGAACAACCCCACGATGGATCAGCGCCGCAAGGACTTCTACGCGTTCCACTCCTGCCTGATGGAGCCCTGGGACGGCCCGGCCGGCGTCGTCTTCACCGACGGCACGCAGGTGGGCGCGGTCCTCGACCGCAACGGCCTGCGCCCGGGCCGCTTCTGGGTCACCGACGACGGTCTCGTCGTGCTGGCCTCCGAGGCCGGCGTCCTCGACATCCCGGCGGAGAAGATCGTGCAGAAGGGCCGGCTGCAGCCGGGCCGGATGTTCCTGGTCGACCTCGCCGAGCACCGGATCATCGACAACGACGAGGTCAAGGACTCCCTCGCCGCGGCGGCGCCGTACGGGGAGTGGCTGAGCGCCGGGCGCATCGCGCTCGGCGACCTGCCCGAGCGCGAGCACGTCGTGCACAGCCACGCCTCCGTGACCCGGCGCCAGCAGGTCTTCGGCTACACCGAGGAGGACCTGCGCCTCATCCTGTCGCCGATGGCCTCCGGGGGCGCCGAGCCGATCGGCTCGATGGGCACCGACACCCCGATCGCCGCGCTGAGCGAGAAGCCGCGGCTGCTGTTCGACTACTTCAGCCAGCTCTTCGCGCAGGTGACGAACCCGCCGCTGGACGCGATCCGCGAGGAGCTCGTCACCTCGCTGTTCAACACCATCGGGTCCGAGCAGAACCTGCTGGAGCCCGGCCCGGCCTCGTGCCGGCGCCTGGTGCTGCCCTTCCCGGTGCTCGACAACGACGACCTGGCCAAGATCGTCAAGATCAACCGGCACGGCGACCTGCCGGGCTACGCGACGCACGTGGCCCGCGGCCGCTACGACGTCGCCCGCGGCGAGGAGGGCCTCGTCGAGGCGCTCGACGACATCTGCGCCGAGGTCAGCCAGGCCATCGCCGACGGCGCCCGGATCATCCTGCTCAGCGACCGGCACTCCAACGCCGAGCTGGCGCCGATCCCGTCGCTGCTGCTCACCGCCGCGGTGCACCACCACCTGGTGCGGGAGAAGACCCGTACGCAGGTCGGGCTCGTCGTCGAGGCCGGCGACGTGCGCGAGGTGCACCACGTCGCGCTGCTGATCGGCTACGGCGCGGCCGCGGTCAACCCCTACCTGGCCATCGAGTCCGCCGAGGACCTGGCCCGGCGCGGCGTCTACACCAGCGTCGAGCCCGAGGTCGCGGTCAAGAACGTGGTCAAGGCGCTCGGCAAGGGCGTCCTCAAGGTCATGAGCAAGATGGGCGTCTCGACCGTCGCCTCCTACACCGGCGCGCAGATCTTCGAGGCGCTCGGCCTGTCCAAGGACGTCGTCGAGCGCTACTTCACCGGCACGACCTCCAAGCTCGGCGGGGTCACCCTGGCGCAGCTGGCCGAGGAGGTCCGGCGCCGCCACCTGGTCGCGTACCCGTCGAACGGCATCCCGCAGGCCCACCGCACCCTGCCGATCGGCGGGGAGTACCAGTGGCGCCGCGAGGGCGAGCCGCACCTGTTCGACCCCGAGACGGTCTTCCGGCTGCAGCACAGCACCCGGACCGGGCGCTACGACATCTTCAAGCAGTACACGTCGCACATCGACTCTCAGGCCGAGCGGCTGATGACGCTGCGCGGGCTGCTCCGGATCAGCGACTCGCGCCCCTCGATCCCGATCGAGGAGGTCGAGCCGGTCAGCGAGATCGTCAAGCGCTTCTCCACCGGGGCGATGTCGTACGGCTCGATCAGCCTCGAGGCGCACCAGACCCTGGCGATCGCGATGAACCGCCTCGGCGGCAAGTCCAACACCGGTGAGGGCGGCGAGGACGTCGACCGCCTCTACGACCCCGAGCGGCGCAGCGCGATCAAGCAGGTCGCGTCGGGCCGGTTCGGCGTGACGAGCGACTACCTCACCAATGCCACCGACATCCAGATCAAGATGGCGCAGGGCGCCAAGCCCGGCGAGGGCGGCCAGCTGCCCGGCCAGAAGGTCTACCCGTGGGTCGCCAAGACGCGGCACTCGACGCCGGGCGTCGGGCTCATCTCGCCGCCGCCGCACCACGACATCTACTCGATCGAGGACCTCAAGCAGCTCATCCACGACCTCAAGTGCGCCAACCCGAGCGCACGGGTCCACGTGAAGCTGGTGGCCGAGGTCGGCGTCGGCACGGTCGCGGCGGGCGTGAGCAAGGCCAAGGCCGACGTCGTGCTGGTCTCCGGCCACGACGGCGGCACGGGCGCGGCTCCGCTGACCTCGCTCAAGCACGCCGGCGGGCCCTGGGAGCTCGGCCTCGCCGAGACCCAGCAGACGCTGCTGGTCAACGGGCTGCGCGACCGCATCGTCGTGCAGGTCGACGGTCAGCTCAAGACCGGTCGTGACGTCATCATCGGCGCGCTGCTCGGGGCCGAGGAGTTCGGCTTCGCGACCGCACCGCTGGTCGTCAGCGGCTGCATCATGATGCGGGTCTGCCACCTCGACACCTGCCCGGTCGGCGTCGCGACGCAGAACGCCGAGCTGCGCCAGAAGTTCTCCGGCAAGCCCGAGTTCGTCGTGAACTTCTTCGAGTTCATCGCCGAGGAGGTGCGCGAGCACCTCGCGGCGCTGGGGTTCCGCACGCTCGCCGAGGCCGTCGGCCACGTCGAGCTGCTCGACACCACGCAGGCCGAGACCCACTGGAAGGCGCACGGGCTCGACCTGGCCCCGATGCTGCACCGCCCGGAGCTGCCCGAGGGCGCCCCGCTGCACAACGTCACCACGCAGGACCACGGGCTGGCCGACAAGCTCGACCAGCGGCTCATCGAGATCTGCCGCCCCGCGCTCGAGTCGGGCGAGGCCGTCCGTGCCACGCTGCCCATCCGCAACGTGGATCGTACGGTCGGCACGATCCTCGGCCACGAGGTGACGAAGGCGACCCGTGGGCAGGGCCTGCCCGACGGCACGATCGACCTCACCTTCACGGGGTCGGCGGGCCAGAGCTTCGGCGCGTTCGTCCCCGCCGGGATCACGCTGCGCCTCGAGGGCGACAGCAACGACTACCTCGGCAAGGGCCTGTCCGGCGGGCGGCTCGTGCTCCGCCCGGACCGCGCCTCGACGTTCGTGGCGAGCGAGAACATCATCGCCGGCAACGTCATCGGCTACGGCGCCACCGGTGGCGAGATCTTCGTCGCCGGCCAGGTGGGCGAGCGCTTCTGCGTCCGCAACTCCGGGGCCACCGCGGTCGTCGAGGGTCTCGGCGACCACGGCTGCGAGTACATGACCGGCGGTGTCGCGGTGGTCCTCGGGCGGACGGGGCGCAACGTCGCCGCCGGCATGTCCGGCGGCATCGCGTACTTCCTCGACCTGGACCGCGACCTGCTCAACACCGAGATGGTCGACGCGATCGACCCGGGCGAGGCCGACCTCGAGCTGCTGCAGGGCCTGGTCAAGCGTCACCTGGAGGAGACCGGCTCCGAGGTGGCGGCCGGGCTGCTCGCCGACTGGGAGCACGCCGCGACGCGCTTCACCAAGGTCCTGCCGCGCGAGTACGCCAAGGTCGTCGCCGCCCGCGAGGCGGCGGAGTCCGAGGGCCTCGACGAGGCCGAGACCACCCGCCGCATGATGGCCGCGGTCGCCAAGTAA
- the lgt gene encoding prolipoprotein diacylglyceryl transferase, which yields MTPAASALAPLFIPSPGQNVWHLGPLPLRAYALCIIAGIIVGMVVATRRWRARGGTSDGLESVVVVAVPAGIVGARIYHVITDYELYFGPGRNPVDALKIWQGGLGIWGAVALGALGGWLVARRRGIRFPALLDACAPGIAVAQGIGRLGNWFNQELFGRPTTLPWGLEIAPRYRPQGYEQYATFHPTFLYELLWDVAVVAVLLVVLDRRFRLGHGRVFALYVMLYSLGRFWIEALRIDTVNEIGGFRLNNYTSLITFVGAALVLVWLSRHRPGREAVVEEGAPGAGPGEPDEPEQADEPEQADEARETAPSASEEPSER from the coding sequence GTGACGCCGGCGGCGTCCGCGCTCGCCCCGCTCTTCATCCCCAGCCCGGGCCAGAACGTCTGGCACCTGGGCCCGCTGCCGCTGCGGGCGTACGCGCTCTGCATCATCGCGGGGATCATCGTCGGGATGGTCGTCGCGACGCGCCGCTGGCGCGCCCGCGGGGGGACCTCCGACGGGCTGGAGTCCGTCGTCGTGGTCGCCGTGCCGGCGGGCATCGTCGGCGCCCGGATCTACCACGTCATCACCGACTACGAGCTCTACTTCGGCCCCGGGCGCAACCCGGTCGACGCGCTCAAGATCTGGCAGGGCGGTCTCGGGATCTGGGGCGCGGTCGCCCTCGGGGCGCTCGGCGGCTGGCTCGTCGCCCGTCGCCGCGGGATCCGCTTCCCGGCCCTGCTCGACGCCTGCGCCCCGGGCATCGCGGTCGCGCAGGGGATCGGGCGGCTCGGCAACTGGTTCAACCAAGAGCTCTTCGGGCGGCCGACGACGTTGCCCTGGGGCCTGGAGATCGCGCCGCGCTACCGGCCGCAGGGCTACGAGCAGTACGCGACCTTCCACCCGACGTTCCTCTACGAGCTGCTCTGGGACGTCGCCGTCGTGGCCGTCCTGCTGGTCGTCCTGGACCGCCGCTTCCGGCTGGGCCACGGCAGGGTCTTCGCGCTCTACGTGATGCTCTACTCGCTCGGGCGGTTCTGGATCGAGGCGCTGCGGATCGACACGGTCAACGAGATCGGTGGCTTCCGTCTCAACAACTACACCTCGCTGATCACCTTCGTGGGTGCCGCGCTCGTGCTGGTCTGGCTGTCGCGCCACCGTCCCGGCCGCGAGGCCGTCGTCGAGGAGGGCGCCCCGGGCGCCGGACCCGGGGAGCCGGACGAGCCCGAGCAGGCCGACGAGCCCGAGCAGGCCGACGAGGCCCGCGAGACCGCACCGTCGGCGTCCGAGGAGCCGTCCGAACGGTGA
- the trpA gene encoding tryptophan synthase subunit alpha, whose amino-acid sequence MSAPTTEPTATFDRGRSGQVFAAAKEQGRGALVAFLHVGYPDVATSVSALRALTGEGDGPGVDLVEVGLPYSDPMMDGVTIQRAGTRALARGVRTRDAFTAVEALAQAGTPAVVMTYWNLVEHYGAEAFARDLASAGGAGIITPDLTPDEAGTWIEVSDAYGLDRIFLVSPSSSDERLAETVAACRGWVYATSVMGVTGARAQSSTAAPDLVARIRAASPDAMVGVGLGISDGTQAREVTTYADAAIVGSALVRTLLDAEEAGTPEDLTRLRAVVDDLVRGVRGDS is encoded by the coding sequence GTGAGCGCGCCGACCACCGAGCCCACGGCGACCTTCGACCGCGGGCGCTCCGGGCAGGTCTTCGCCGCCGCCAAGGAGCAGGGCCGCGGAGCACTCGTCGCCTTCCTGCACGTGGGCTACCCCGACGTCGCGACGTCGGTGTCCGCCCTGCGCGCGCTGACCGGCGAGGGCGACGGCCCGGGCGTCGACCTGGTCGAGGTCGGCCTGCCCTACAGCGACCCGATGATGGACGGGGTCACGATCCAGCGCGCCGGCACGCGCGCGCTGGCCCGCGGCGTCCGGACGCGTGACGCCTTCACCGCCGTCGAGGCGCTCGCCCAGGCCGGCACCCCGGCCGTCGTCATGACCTACTGGAACCTCGTCGAGCACTACGGCGCCGAGGCCTTCGCCCGCGACCTCGCCTCGGCCGGCGGCGCGGGGATCATCACCCCCGACCTGACCCCGGACGAGGCCGGCACCTGGATCGAGGTGTCGGACGCGTACGGGCTGGACCGGATCTTCCTGGTCTCGCCCTCCTCGAGCGACGAGCGCCTGGCCGAGACCGTCGCCGCGTGCCGCGGGTGGGTCTACGCCACCTCGGTCATGGGCGTGACGGGCGCCCGCGCGCAGAGCTCGACCGCCGCGCCCGACCTCGTCGCCCGCATCCGGGCCGCCTCGCCCGACGCCATGGTCGGCGTCGGCCTGGGCATCTCCGACGGCACGCAGGCGCGCGAGGTCACCACGTACGCCGACGCCGCGATCGTCGGCTCGGCGCTGGTCCGCACGCTGCTGGACGCCGAGGAGGCGGGCACGCCCGAGGACCTGACCCGGCTGCGCGCGGTCGTCGACGACCTCGTGCGCGGGGTCAGGGGCGACTCGTGA
- the trpB gene encoding tryptophan synthase subunit beta: protein MVSALPDARGHFEDFGGKFVPEALWTALAQLEAEFRSASEDPAFAAELAQLLADYTGRPSPITVATRFAEHARPAEGPAPLILLKREDLNHTGSHKINNVLGQALLTRRMGKTRVIAETGAGQHGVATATAAALFGLECTVYMGKVDTERQALNVARMRLLGAEVIAVESGTQTLKDAMNEAMRDWVASVDQTHYLIGTVAGPHPFPLLVREFQRVISTEARAQVLASYGRLPDAVAACVGGGSNALGIFADFIGDSGVALHGYEAGGDGVETGRHAATISAGSVGVLHGMRTFVLQDDDGQTKDSHSISAGLDYPGVGPEHSWLAATGRATYEAVTDTEAMEAFRLLTRSEGILPAIESAHGLAGALRLGRSLPPRADGQPNIVLVNLSGRGDKDVDTAIQWFGVDTRGTGSESGRPVGTNLSADPELDMSMEKDGPASTTAVQL, encoded by the coding sequence ATGGTCAGCGCCCTGCCCGACGCCCGCGGTCACTTCGAGGACTTCGGGGGCAAGTTCGTCCCGGAGGCGCTGTGGACGGCGCTCGCCCAGCTCGAGGCCGAGTTCCGCTCCGCCTCCGAGGACCCGGCCTTCGCGGCGGAGCTCGCGCAGCTGCTCGCCGACTACACCGGCCGGCCCTCGCCCATCACGGTGGCCACGCGCTTCGCCGAGCACGCCCGTCCGGCGGAGGGTCCGGCGCCGCTGATCCTGCTCAAGCGCGAGGACCTGAACCACACCGGCTCACACAAGATCAACAACGTCCTCGGCCAGGCGCTGCTCACCCGGCGGATGGGCAAGACCCGCGTCATCGCCGAGACCGGCGCCGGGCAGCACGGCGTCGCCACCGCGACCGCCGCCGCCCTCTTCGGGCTCGAGTGCACCGTCTACATGGGCAAGGTCGACACCGAGCGCCAGGCCCTGAACGTCGCCCGCATGCGCCTGCTCGGCGCCGAGGTCATCGCCGTCGAGTCGGGCACGCAGACGCTCAAGGACGCGATGAACGAGGCGATGCGCGACTGGGTCGCCAGCGTCGACCAGACCCACTACCTGATCGGCACCGTCGCCGGGCCGCACCCCTTCCCGCTGCTGGTCCGCGAGTTTCAGCGCGTCATCAGCACCGAGGCGCGCGCCCAGGTCCTCGCCTCGTACGGGCGGCTGCCGGACGCCGTCGCCGCCTGCGTCGGGGGCGGCTCCAACGCGCTCGGCATCTTCGCCGACTTCATCGGTGACTCCGGGGTGGCCCTGCACGGCTACGAGGCCGGCGGCGACGGCGTCGAGACCGGCCGCCACGCCGCGACGATCTCGGCCGGCTCGGTCGGCGTGCTGCACGGCATGCGCACCTTCGTGCTGCAGGACGACGACGGCCAGACGAAGGACTCGCACTCCATCTCCGCGGGCCTCGACTACCCGGGCGTCGGCCCCGAGCACTCCTGGCTCGCGGCGACCGGCCGGGCGACGTACGAGGCGGTGACCGACACCGAGGCCATGGAGGCCTTCCGCCTGCTGACCCGCAGCGAGGGCATCCTCCCGGCCATCGAGTCCGCCCACGGCCTGGCCGGCGCCCTGCGCCTGGGCCGTTCGCTGCCCCCGCGCGCCGACGGCCAGCCGAACATCGTCCTGGTCAACCTGTCCGGGCGCGGTGACAAGGACGTCGACACCGCCATCCAGTGGTTCGGCGTCGACACCCGCGGCACCGGCTCGGAGTCCGGCCGGCCGGTCGGCACCAACCTCAGCGCCGACCCCGAGCTCGACATGAGCATGGAGAAGGACGGGCCCGCGAGCACCACGGCGGTCCAGCTGTGA
- the trpC gene encoding indole-3-glycerol phosphate synthase TrpC: MGVLDDIVAGVREDLELRQAEVSLERLKERCLQVDAALDPMPVFRGPGVSVIAEVKRSSPSKGALATIADPAALAAEYEAGGAAVISVLTERRRFSGSLDDLVRVRAVVDVPVLRKDFVVTAYQLFEARAAGADLVLLIVAALTDTQLVGLVERAESIGLTPLVEAHTADEVRRAVDAGARIIGVNNRSLQTLEVDPTTFARLAPLIPDGVVRIAESGVRGPHDVIELARAGADVVLVGEALVTGRDPRTGVADLVAAGAHPAVHRS, from the coding sequence ATGGGAGTGCTCGACGACATCGTCGCCGGGGTCCGCGAGGACCTCGAGCTGCGCCAGGCCGAGGTGTCCCTGGAGCGGCTCAAGGAGCGTTGCCTCCAGGTCGACGCCGCGCTCGACCCGATGCCCGTCTTCCGCGGGCCGGGCGTCTCGGTGATCGCCGAGGTCAAGCGCTCCAGCCCGAGCAAGGGCGCGCTGGCCACGATCGCCGACCCGGCCGCCCTGGCGGCGGAGTACGAGGCCGGGGGAGCCGCGGTCATCTCGGTGCTCACCGAGCGGCGCCGCTTCTCGGGCTCGCTGGACGACCTCGTCCGCGTCCGGGCCGTCGTCGACGTCCCGGTGCTGCGCAAGGACTTCGTCGTCACGGCGTACCAGCTCTTCGAGGCGCGGGCGGCCGGGGCCGACCTGGTGCTGCTGATCGTCGCGGCGCTCACCGATACCCAGCTCGTCGGCCTGGTCGAGCGGGCCGAGTCGATCGGGCTCACCCCGCTCGTCGAGGCCCACACCGCCGACGAGGTGCGCCGCGCGGTCGACGCCGGCGCCCGGATCATCGGGGTCAACAACCGCAGCCTGCAGACCCTCGAGGTCGACCCGACGACCTTCGCCCGCCTCGCCCCGCTGATCCCCGACGGCGTCGTCCGGATCGCCGAGTCCGGCGTGCGCGGTCCCCACGACGTCATCGAGCTGGCCCGGGCGGGGGCCGACGTCGTCCTCGTCGGTGAGGCGCTCGTCACGGGCCGCGACCCGCGCACCGGGGTGGCCGACCTGGTCGCCGCGGGGGCGCACCCCGCCGTGCACCGCAGCTGA
- a CDS encoding HGxxPAAW family protein: MAAPSRAADPSGTARRSEISDPSGERHKHVHHGQTLAAWVGSLTAMVAVVIGGFGVVFQNWVVFGVGVALMAIAGIAALVLQKTGHGAY; the protein is encoded by the coding sequence ATGGCAGCCCCGTCCCGTGCCGCGGACCCGTCGGGCACCGCCCGGCGCTCCGAGATCAGCGACCCCTCCGGTGAGCGTCACAAGCACGTCCACCACGGCCAGACCCTGGCCGCGTGGGTCGGCAGCCTGACCGCCATGGTCGCCGTGGTCATCGGCGGCTTCGGCGTCGTGTTCCAGAACTGGGTCGTCTTCGGCGTCGGGGTGGCGCTGATGGCGATCGCCGGCATCGCGGCGCTGGTGCTGCAGAAGACCGGGCACGGCGCCTACTAG